From the Microbacterium thalassium genome, one window contains:
- a CDS encoding SHOCT domain-containing protein, protein MMWDDDGGSYGMGFGMGWGWGWVWAILVLVGIGLLVYVAIRLSLRPKEPREPTPPVGTGPAAGATTGSAQQILEERYARGEIDTDEFTERMRVLRGG, encoded by the coding sequence ATGATGTGGGACGACGACGGCGGCAGCTACGGCATGGGCTTCGGCATGGGCTGGGGGTGGGGCTGGGTGTGGGCCATCCTCGTGCTCGTCGGGATCGGGCTCCTGGTGTACGTCGCGATCCGGCTCAGCCTGCGGCCGAAGGAGCCGCGGGAACCGACCCCGCCGGTGGGGACCGGACCGGCAGCCGGCGCGACGACCGGCTCGGCGCAGCAGATCCTCGAGGAGCGATACGCGCGGGGAGAGATCGACACGGATGAGTTCACCGAACGCATGCGAGTGCTGAGAGGCGGTTGA
- a CDS encoding nucleoside deaminase has product MERALDLAAAAGEAGDVPVGAVVTDADGRIIGEGRNLREVSHDPTAHAEIVAMRQAAASIESWNLDGCTLVVTLEPCVMCAGALLQAHVSRVVFGAWDDKAGAAGSMYDVVRDRRLPSRAEVLGGVEADAATALLRDFFADRR; this is encoded by the coding sequence ATGGAGCGGGCGCTCGATCTCGCGGCTGCGGCCGGCGAGGCCGGAGACGTCCCCGTCGGGGCCGTGGTGACGGATGCCGACGGTCGCATCATCGGCGAGGGGCGGAACCTGCGCGAGGTCTCCCATGACCCCACCGCGCACGCCGAGATCGTCGCGATGCGCCAGGCGGCGGCATCCATCGAGTCGTGGAATCTCGACGGCTGCACGCTCGTGGTGACCCTCGAGCCGTGCGTCATGTGCGCGGGCGCTCTGCTGCAGGCGCACGTCTCGCGCGTGGTCTTCGGGGCGTGGGACGACAAGGCCGGTGCCGCGGGGTCGATGTACGACGTCGTGCGCGACCGGCGCCTGCCCTCTCGCGCCGAGGTCCTCGGGGGAGTGGAGGCGGATGCCGCCACGGCTCTGCTCCGCGACTTCTTCGCCGACCGCCGCTGA
- a CDS encoding DUF6153 family protein has product MDVSSNAAGRVRADRRWFAVLVAVLLLAGLVGMHSLGSGTSSPHADTVGSAVVAEAAAPGHATDGAAMPSVLSQDVGADCAGCALAGEHDAVTMCVIALLVIALLAARTVPREIRTAGAGSVLFLRPVAPRARPDRPDLRTLSISRT; this is encoded by the coding sequence ATGGACGTGTCGTCGAACGCGGCAGGGCGCGTTCGCGCCGATCGCCGGTGGTTCGCCGTCCTCGTGGCTGTGCTGCTGCTGGCAGGACTCGTCGGCATGCACTCGCTGGGGAGCGGGACATCGTCCCCGCACGCCGACACGGTCGGCTCCGCGGTCGTCGCCGAGGCGGCCGCTCCCGGTCACGCGACCGACGGCGCCGCGATGCCCTCGGTGCTCTCGCAGGACGTCGGCGCCGACTGTGCGGGATGTGCTCTCGCGGGTGAGCATGACGCGGTGACCATGTGCGTCATCGCGCTGCTCGTGATCGCCCTTCTCGCCGCCCGGACGGTGCCTCGAGAGATCCGGACTGCGGGTGCGGGCAGCGTCTTGTTCCTGCGCCCGGTCGCGCCGCGAGCGCGCCCCGATCGACCCGACCTGAGGACGCTCTCGATCAGTCGCACGTGA
- a CDS encoding transglycosylase domain-containing protein: MNPYKRTLAGVIGGFMGLIALSVVAALLIVTPFVPGLVIAGNAGYKAVSLFDGLPGYLEIDRLMLPTTIYAKDSSTGKDVELTTFYDQNRVPVEFDEVAPIMFDAVLSSEDPRYYEHGGIDIFGTTRALISNAQGGATQGGSSISQQYVKNVLVQRCERDAAASDTQTRDEVLQACWLAATNASGSDGYQRKLQEIRYAIELEQNYSKAEILLGYLNIANFGGTTYGIEAAARYYFGASAAKLSIGQAAVLAGIVQNPNTYRIDRPGGSIFSTDGATFNKAADGSVDDVDRGTLAALDTLLAAGTITDEQYLAAGDAYSATKGRQLYVLDRMREDGRITEDQFLAAAIEPISPKITPPHTGCVATKAPFFCQYVVNTVRSDPAYAAAFGETAQDRQRSLTREGLKIYTTLDWRLQNASQSAVSRYTPATVPGMRFGAASVSIEATTGRILAISQNNKFSEDAELTSSSRAYTSLVYAGDTVHGSSIGFPTGSTFKLFTLIDWLEQGHSLYESVNGNVRVIPRLADRCDGPWVNVEKAVVLNFAKAKGYVGTPMQFTAQSLNSGYLGMAEKLDLCDIEDVATRMGVTQGSGARVDVNGAAAIIGTNNIAPVAMAAAYATVANKGVYCVPRAIERVVNADGQEIPVPGKQCSRVLDQDIAAAAAFALQGVMNPGGTGYQGNPNDGTPMLGKTGTHEAFQTWLVESSTRVTTAAWVGNTIGTADLFRTWHNGALLSSARYSIARDIQTVANRHYGGGSFPAAPAEFLRRPYVAPPAQDSDDDAEPAGNNSGGNNRGNGNRNG, from the coding sequence ATGAACCCCTACAAGCGGACTCTCGCCGGTGTCATCGGCGGGTTCATGGGGCTGATCGCACTCAGCGTCGTCGCCGCTCTGCTCATCGTCACGCCGTTCGTTCCGGGCCTCGTGATCGCGGGCAACGCGGGGTACAAGGCCGTGTCGCTGTTCGACGGCCTGCCGGGCTACCTCGAGATCGACAGGCTGATGCTGCCGACCACGATCTACGCGAAGGACTCCAGCACGGGGAAGGACGTCGAACTCACCACGTTCTACGACCAGAACCGCGTGCCGGTCGAGTTCGACGAGGTCGCGCCGATCATGTTCGACGCGGTCCTGTCGTCGGAGGATCCGCGCTACTACGAGCACGGCGGCATCGACATCTTCGGCACGACGCGGGCCCTCATCTCCAACGCGCAGGGCGGCGCGACGCAGGGCGGCTCGTCGATCAGCCAGCAGTACGTCAAGAACGTGCTCGTGCAGCGATGCGAACGGGATGCCGCCGCGAGCGACACGCAGACGCGCGACGAGGTGCTTCAGGCATGCTGGCTGGCCGCCACCAACGCGTCCGGCTCCGACGGATACCAGCGGAAGCTGCAGGAGATCCGCTACGCCATCGAACTCGAGCAGAACTACTCGAAGGCCGAGATCCTCCTCGGCTACCTGAACATCGCCAACTTCGGCGGCACGACGTACGGGATCGAGGCGGCCGCGCGCTACTACTTCGGCGCGTCCGCCGCCAAGCTCTCGATCGGTCAGGCCGCCGTGCTCGCCGGGATCGTGCAGAACCCCAACACCTACCGCATCGACAGGCCCGGCGGCTCGATCTTCAGCACCGACGGGGCCACGTTCAACAAGGCCGCCGACGGCTCCGTCGACGACGTCGACCGCGGCACGCTGGCCGCCCTCGACACGCTGCTGGCAGCGGGCACCATCACCGACGAGCAGTACCTGGCCGCGGGCGACGCGTACAGCGCGACGAAGGGCCGCCAGCTCTACGTGCTCGACCGGATGCGCGAGGACGGTCGCATCACCGAAGACCAGTTCCTCGCCGCGGCGATCGAGCCCATCTCGCCGAAGATCACGCCCCCGCACACCGGCTGCGTCGCGACGAAGGCGCCCTTCTTCTGCCAGTACGTGGTCAACACGGTGCGCTCGGACCCGGCGTACGCCGCCGCGTTCGGCGAGACGGCCCAGGACCGCCAGCGGTCGCTGACGCGCGAGGGCCTGAAGATCTACACGACGCTCGACTGGCGCCTCCAGAACGCGTCGCAGTCCGCCGTGAGCCGCTACACCCCCGCCACCGTCCCCGGGATGCGGTTCGGGGCGGCGTCGGTCAGCATCGAGGCGACCACGGGGCGCATCCTCGCCATCAGCCAGAACAACAAGTTCTCCGAGGACGCCGAGCTGACCTCGTCCTCGCGCGCGTACACATCGCTCGTGTACGCCGGAGACACCGTTCACGGCTCGTCGATCGGCTTCCCCACGGGATCGACCTTCAAGCTCTTCACCCTGATCGACTGGCTCGAGCAGGGTCACTCGCTGTACGAGAGCGTCAACGGCAACGTGCGCGTCATCCCGCGGCTCGCCGACCGCTGCGACGGCCCGTGGGTCAACGTCGAGAAGGCCGTCGTCCTCAACTTCGCCAAGGCGAAGGGCTACGTCGGCACCCCGATGCAGTTCACCGCCCAGTCTCTCAACAGCGGCTACCTCGGCATGGCCGAGAAGCTCGACCTGTGCGACATCGAGGACGTCGCGACGCGCATGGGCGTGACGCAGGGCAGCGGCGCGCGTGTCGATGTGAACGGCGCCGCCGCGATCATCGGCACGAACAACATCGCGCCGGTCGCGATGGCGGCGGCGTACGCCACCGTCGCGAACAAGGGCGTCTACTGCGTGCCGCGCGCGATCGAACGTGTCGTGAACGCCGACGGCCAGGAGATCCCGGTGCCGGGCAAGCAGTGCTCGCGCGTGCTCGATCAGGACATCGCAGCGGCGGCGGCGTTCGCCCTGCAGGGCGTCATGAACCCCGGCGGCACCGGCTATCAGGGAAACCCGAACGACGGCACGCCGATGCTCGGCAAGACCGGCACGCACGAGGCGTTCCAGACGTGGCTGGTGGAGTCGAGCACTCGGGTCACCACGGCCGCGTGGGTAGGGAACACGATCGGCACGGCCGACCTCTTCCGCACGTGGCACAACGGGGCGCTGCTGTCGAGCGCCCGCTACTCGATAGCCCGCGACATCCAGACCGTCGCCAACAGGCACTACGGCGGCGGGTCGTTCCCCGCTGCCCCGGCCGAGTTCCTCAGACGGCCCTATGTGGCTCCACCCGCGCAGGACTCCGACGATGACGCAGAACCCGCCGGCAACAACAGCGGCGGGAACAACCGCGGAAACGGCAATCGCAACGGCTGA
- a CDS encoding DHA2 family efflux MFS transporter permease subunit, whose translation MSASAPERLGRQAVVTLIALSMGVFVVANDFTALSVAVPSIQSDLDTTLNRVQWVINGYTVVFGVLIVTGGRLADLLGRRRVFLIGAAIFGTFSLLGGLAPNIGLLIAARALMGIGGAMMWPSVLGMTYDIVPKNRSGLAGGLVIGVAGLGNSIGPLLGGVLTDLLDWRWIFFVNVPVALVTMLVVRRNVPESSAGARARVDYLGIASLSAAVVMILVALDIGTAQSFGSPSVVTMMVIGVVLLPLFVLVERRQGDDALVPPRVVASRDFAGALVSIPLLGSVFFGILVYVPQYLENELDWSAFAAGAGLLPMMLVFGGVSFLAGPLYHRVGGRRVVIAGASCLAVGATLLAVLMGNGYGPLVPGLVLCGVGVGLYFSAITTVAVTSVGPADSSLAGGIVYMANVAGGSVGLGINTAVVLAAAAVTTGIRNAFILDAALAVAATIVVALMIRDRPAHATTR comes from the coding sequence ATGAGCGCGTCCGCACCGGAGCGACTCGGACGGCAGGCGGTCGTCACGCTCATCGCGCTGTCGATGGGCGTCTTCGTCGTCGCGAACGACTTCACCGCGCTGAGCGTCGCGGTGCCCAGCATCCAGAGCGATCTCGACACGACGCTCAACCGCGTGCAGTGGGTCATCAACGGCTACACGGTCGTGTTCGGCGTGCTGATCGTCACCGGCGGGCGCCTCGCCGACCTGCTGGGGCGGCGGCGCGTGTTCCTCATCGGCGCCGCGATCTTCGGGACGTTCTCCCTGCTGGGAGGGCTGGCGCCGAACATCGGCCTGCTCATCGCGGCCCGGGCCCTCATGGGCATCGGCGGCGCGATGATGTGGCCGTCGGTCCTCGGCATGACCTACGACATCGTCCCGAAGAACCGCAGCGGGCTGGCGGGCGGACTGGTGATCGGGGTCGCGGGCCTGGGGAACTCGATCGGTCCGCTGCTGGGAGGCGTCCTCACGGATCTGCTCGACTGGCGCTGGATCTTCTTCGTGAACGTGCCGGTGGCGCTCGTCACGATGCTGGTGGTCCGACGCAACGTGCCCGAGTCGTCGGCCGGTGCGCGCGCCCGCGTCGACTATCTCGGGATCGCCTCGCTGTCGGCGGCGGTGGTGATGATCCTCGTCGCCCTCGACATCGGCACGGCACAGAGCTTCGGATCGCCGTCCGTCGTCACGATGATGGTGATCGGCGTGGTGCTGCTGCCGCTGTTCGTGCTCGTGGAGCGGCGGCAGGGCGACGATGCGCTGGTGCCGCCCCGCGTCGTGGCGAGCCGGGACTTCGCGGGGGCGCTGGTGTCGATCCCGCTGCTGGGATCGGTGTTCTTCGGCATCCTCGTCTACGTGCCGCAGTACCTGGAGAACGAGCTGGACTGGAGCGCGTTCGCGGCAGGGGCGGGCCTCCTCCCGATGATGCTCGTCTTCGGCGGGGTCTCGTTCCTCGCCGGCCCGCTCTACCATCGCGTCGGAGGGCGCCGGGTGGTGATCGCCGGGGCGAGCTGTCTTGCCGTCGGAGCCACGCTCCTCGCGGTGCTCATGGGAAACGGCTACGGGCCGCTCGTGCCGGGGCTGGTGCTGTGCGGCGTGGGCGTGGGCCTGTACTTCTCGGCGATCACCACCGTGGCCGTGACCTCGGTCGGTCCCGCCGATTCGAGTCTCGCCGGCGGGATCGTCTACATGGCGAACGTCGCGGGCGGGTCGGTCGGGCTGGGGATCAACACCGCGGTCGTGCTCGCCGCGGCGGCGGTGACGACCGGCATCCGGAACGCGTTCATCCTCGACGCGGCGCTGGCGGTGGCGGCGACCATCGTCGTGGCGCTGATGATCCGCGATCGGCCGGCGCACGCGACGACCCGATGA
- a CDS encoding alpha/beta fold hydrolase, with product MAEQRTHAAHTSDGITLRASVHGAGPPLVFWHGAYGDGDLDWRGLVPYLTGRFTCYLPSWRGRGLSDDHPDVSYGRRVDDVRDFVRSIGETTGLVGWSGGGNPVLAAAAGSDGISAVAVVEPTMGASMDDEDRAGFGAAVTRMRELAADANPVDALRAAAEYPFNDDEQASADEAGYYEAAARYVPNLLAVFQQLPLWKGPTADDPAVLAAIACPVLVLRGEVTKPFWVRGAQHVADHVPDALIQVLAGAGHAAPLTHPAAAATALGDFFSSTGRARQL from the coding sequence ATGGCCGAGCAGCGAACGCACGCCGCGCACACGAGCGACGGAATCACCCTCAGAGCATCCGTCCACGGCGCCGGTCCGCCGCTGGTGTTCTGGCACGGCGCCTACGGCGACGGCGACCTCGACTGGCGGGGGCTCGTGCCGTACCTGACCGGGCGATTCACCTGCTACCTGCCCAGCTGGCGGGGCCGCGGGCTGAGCGACGACCACCCCGATGTGAGCTACGGGCGGCGCGTGGACGACGTGCGCGACTTCGTCCGCAGCATCGGCGAGACCACCGGGCTCGTGGGCTGGTCCGGAGGCGGGAACCCGGTCCTCGCGGCTGCGGCCGGGAGCGACGGGATCTCGGCCGTGGCGGTCGTCGAGCCCACGATGGGCGCGAGCATGGACGACGAGGACCGGGCCGGCTTCGGCGCTGCCGTCACGCGCATGCGTGAGCTCGCAGCGGACGCGAACCCGGTGGATGCGCTCCGTGCGGCCGCCGAGTACCCGTTCAACGACGACGAACAGGCTTCCGCCGACGAGGCGGGCTACTACGAAGCGGCGGCCCGCTACGTGCCCAACCTTCTCGCCGTGTTCCAGCAGCTGCCGCTGTGGAAGGGCCCGACCGCCGACGACCCCGCCGTCCTCGCAGCGATCGCCTGCCCGGTGCTGGTGCTCCGGGGTGAGGTGACCAAGCCGTTCTGGGTCCGCGGCGCCCAGCACGTGGCGGATCACGTCCCCGACGCACTCATTCAGGTGCTCGCCGGCGCAGGCCACGCTGCTCCGCTGACCCATCCCGCGGCAGCCGCCACCGCTCTCGGCGACTTCTTCTCGTCGACGGGGCGCGCCCGTCAGCTCTAG
- a CDS encoding class I SAM-dependent methyltransferase: MTRTSTSSWASYRESIGDRSPMFAAIADAWDVADALYPGCYLDLSPSTAIRSVTYVDTDRRAARYFADSGLVEAELAGTRTGSADGIRFLHADYTTPLPVPDEAFDLLISLYAGPVWEHCRRYLRPGGLLVANTSHGDASLAALDPDLTLVAAVQHRGGRYRLDTTGLDRYLVPRKPSEADPDRIRDRGRGISYTRSAFAYVFLRT, encoded by the coding sequence ATGACCCGCACGTCGACGTCGTCGTGGGCGTCGTATCGGGAATCGATCGGCGACCGGTCGCCGATGTTCGCGGCGATCGCCGATGCGTGGGACGTCGCTGACGCGCTGTACCCCGGGTGCTACCTCGACCTGTCACCGTCCACCGCGATCCGCTCCGTGACCTATGTCGACACCGATCGGCGCGCGGCGCGCTACTTCGCCGACTCCGGTCTCGTCGAGGCGGAGCTCGCCGGCACGCGGACCGGCTCGGCCGACGGCATCCGGTTCCTGCACGCGGACTACACGACGCCGCTTCCCGTCCCGGACGAGGCGTTCGATCTGCTCATCTCGCTGTACGCGGGCCCCGTGTGGGAGCACTGCCGACGGTACCTGCGACCCGGCGGACTGCTCGTGGCGAACACGAGCCACGGGGATGCCAGCCTCGCCGCCCTCGATCCCGACCTGACGCTCGTGGCCGCCGTGCAGCACCGTGGCGGTCGCTACCGCCTGGACACGACGGGTCTGGACCGGTACCTCGTCCCTCGGAAGCCGTCCGAGGCGGACCCCGATCGCATCCGCGACCGCGGCCGCGGGATCTCCTACACGCGTTCGGCGTTCGCGTACGTGTTCCTGCGGACATAG
- a CDS encoding F510_1955 family glycosylhydrolase has protein sequence MHFRLPAAVAAAAAAAILTACTAQTAATDDDHASASSTHVHAIITDPATGGTILGTHEGLLPVGSDGAIGEPIGGYEFDAMGLAVVGDAFVASGHPGANTPSEWGSPHLGIIRSDDAGRSWEPMAYSGTKDFHALAAGPDGILYGLATDDPALLTSADGGATWGPAGADLSAYALAVDSTRTVYATTPDGVMFSVNEGTTFAPVPDSPALYLLSASPDRATLVGADTSGTIWVSADAAASWTEAGVAEGQAQAVALTSTGEIAVVDEAGLRFLPGGER, from the coding sequence ATGCACTTCCGCCTTCCCGCGGCGGTGGCCGCCGCCGCCGCCGCTGCCATCCTCACCGCCTGCACCGCCCAGACGGCCGCGACGGACGACGACCACGCGTCCGCATCGTCCACCCACGTCCATGCGATCATCACCGACCCCGCCACGGGCGGCACGATCCTCGGCACTCACGAGGGGCTCCTTCCCGTCGGCTCCGACGGCGCCATCGGGGAGCCCATCGGCGGGTACGAGTTCGACGCGATGGGTCTCGCCGTCGTGGGTGACGCGTTCGTCGCCTCCGGCCACCCGGGCGCGAACACGCCGTCGGAATGGGGTTCGCCGCACCTCGGCATCATCCGCAGCGACGACGCCGGCCGGTCATGGGAGCCGATGGCCTACTCCGGCACGAAGGACTTCCACGCTCTCGCCGCCGGTCCCGACGGCATCTTGTACGGCCTCGCCACCGACGATCCCGCTCTGCTGACCAGTGCCGACGGCGGTGCCACCTGGGGCCCGGCAGGTGCCGACCTCTCGGCGTATGCCCTCGCGGTCGACAGCACCCGCACGGTGTACGCGACCACGCCCGATGGCGTGATGTTCAGCGTGAACGAGGGAACGACCTTCGCCCCCGTGCCCGATTCCCCGGCGCTGTACCTCCTGTCCGCCTCGCCCGACCGTGCGACGCTCGTCGGCGCGGACACCTCCGGGACGATCTGGGTCAGTGCGGATGCCGCCGCGTCCTGGACGGAGGCGGGTGTCGCAGAGGGCCAGGCGCAGGCGGTCGCGCTCACGTCGACGGGAGAGATCGCCGTGGTCGACGAGGCGGGTCTCCGGTTCCTGCCCGGGGGCGAGCGATGA
- a CDS encoding DsbA family oxidoreductase has translation MSESRPPVKVDIWSDVQCPWCYIGKRRFEKAVASSGVDVEVEYHSFELSPDTPVGYDGTPADYLMERRGLARPQVDQMLARVTQLAAEEGLAYDFDHTHQTNTVKAHELLHYAKARGRQAEMKEALLQAYFVDGGHVGRVPDLADLAASLGFDRDDVVRSLESQEHLPAVKADVRQAGALGIQGVPFYVFDGRYGVSGAQPSEMFAEVLTKVAAEEQVA, from the coding sequence ATGAGCGAGTCCCGTCCCCCGGTCAAGGTCGACATCTGGTCCGATGTGCAGTGCCCCTGGTGCTACATCGGCAAGCGACGCTTCGAGAAGGCCGTGGCGTCGTCCGGCGTCGATGTGGAGGTCGAGTACCACTCGTTCGAGCTGTCGCCCGACACCCCGGTCGGCTACGACGGCACTCCCGCGGACTACCTCATGGAGCGCCGCGGCCTGGCCCGACCGCAGGTCGACCAGATGCTCGCGCGCGTGACGCAGCTCGCCGCCGAGGAGGGGCTCGCCTACGACTTCGATCACACCCACCAGACGAACACCGTGAAGGCGCACGAGCTCCTGCACTACGCGAAGGCGCGCGGCCGCCAGGCCGAGATGAAGGAGGCACTCCTCCAGGCGTACTTCGTCGACGGCGGGCACGTGGGCCGGGTTCCCGACCTCGCCGACCTCGCCGCGTCGCTGGGCTTCGACCGCGACGACGTCGTGCGGTCGCTGGAGTCGCAGGAGCACCTGCCGGCTGTGAAGGCGGACGTCCGCCAGGCCGGCGCGCTGGGTATCCAGGGCGTGCCCTTCTACGTGTTCGACGGCAGGTACGGCGTCTCGGGCGCCCAGCCGAGCGAGATGTTCGCCGAGGTGCTCACCAAGGTCGCGGCCGAGGAACAGGTCGCATGA
- the upp gene encoding uracil phosphoribosyltransferase encodes MRLHVAEHPLITHKLTVLRDETTPSPVFRQLTEELVTLLAYEATRNVRVESAEIVTPVTPTTGVRISEPRPLVVPILRAGLGMLEGMVKLIPTAEVGFLGMVRNEETLEPSTYAERLPDDLSDRQCFVLDPMLATGGSLGAAIEFLFARGAQDVTAICLLGAPEGVAAIEKQVGDRDVTLVLGALDQKLNEKGYIVPGLGDAGDRLYGTV; translated from the coding sequence ATGCGCCTGCACGTCGCCGAACACCCGCTCATCACCCACAAGCTCACCGTGCTGCGGGACGAGACCACGCCGTCGCCGGTCTTCCGCCAGCTCACCGAGGAGCTCGTGACGCTGCTCGCGTACGAGGCGACGCGCAACGTCCGCGTCGAGAGCGCCGAGATCGTCACGCCCGTCACCCCCACGACGGGCGTGCGCATCAGCGAGCCCCGTCCGCTGGTCGTGCCGATCCTCCGCGCCGGCCTGGGCATGCTCGAGGGCATGGTCAAGCTCATCCCCACCGCCGAGGTCGGCTTCCTCGGCATGGTGCGCAACGAGGAAACGCTCGAGCCCTCGACGTACGCCGAGCGCCTGCCCGACGACCTCAGCGACCGCCAGTGCTTCGTCCTGGACCCCATGCTCGCCACCGGCGGGTCGCTGGGCGCTGCGATCGAGTTCCTGTTCGCGCGCGGCGCGCAGGACGTCACGGCCATCTGCCTCCTCGGCGCCCCCGAGGGCGTCGCGGCGATCGAGAAGCAGGTCGGCGACCGCGACGTCACCCTCGTCCTCGGAGCCCTGGACCAGAAGCTCAACGAGAAGGGCTACATCGTGCCCGGTCTCGGCGACGCCGGCGACCGGCTGTACGGCACCGTCTGA
- a CDS encoding DUF3467 domain-containing protein, whose amino-acid sequence MAEEAPRQFEIDLPPELIGGAYADFANVWHTPTVFVMDFLTLAKPPSDHVDPESGERRTLVPARVVSRIRIPPEQVFELAKALTQQLEFWEQETGRRKPPDSLLEDD is encoded by the coding sequence ATGGCCGAAGAGGCACCGCGCCAGTTCGAGATCGATCTGCCCCCTGAGCTCATCGGCGGCGCGTACGCGGACTTCGCGAACGTGTGGCACACGCCGACCGTCTTCGTGATGGACTTCCTCACTCTCGCGAAACCGCCGAGCGATCACGTGGACCCCGAGAGCGGCGAGCGGCGGACCTTGGTGCCCGCGCGCGTCGTCAGCCGCATCCGCATTCCTCCCGAGCAGGTCTTCGAGCTCGCGAAGGCGCTCACCCAGCAGCTGGAGTTCTGGGAGCAGGAGACCGGTCGCCGCAAGCCGCCGGACTCCCTGCTCGAAGACGATTGA
- a CDS encoding lipoate--protein ligase family protein, producing MVSTPSDSARSSGGALVVRQSERLDAEADLARSVELLRAVAAGSIAEDRVVRLYAPAPTVAMSRRESRLPGFETAQGVSHVHGFAPVIRPTGGRAVAYDESCVVFDIVAREPAGASIDQARFFREIGDSLVTALRGIGVDARVGDVPGEYCPGEFSINARGRVKLIGTSQRAVRGARLLSGMLPLGDVAQLVDVLAGVNAALDLDWDATTFGSLAAELRGVRRATAEDALVTALAAR from the coding sequence GTGGTGAGCACCCCGTCCGACTCCGCGCGCTCGAGCGGCGGAGCGCTCGTGGTCCGCCAGAGCGAACGGCTCGATGCCGAAGCGGACCTCGCCCGGTCCGTCGAGCTGCTGCGGGCGGTGGCCGCGGGCTCCATCGCCGAGGACCGGGTCGTGCGCCTGTACGCCCCGGCGCCCACCGTCGCGATGAGTCGACGCGAGAGCCGGCTGCCCGGATTCGAGACGGCCCAGGGCGTCTCACACGTCCACGGGTTCGCGCCGGTCATCCGCCCCACCGGCGGGCGGGCGGTCGCCTACGACGAGTCCTGCGTCGTGTTCGACATCGTCGCCCGGGAGCCGGCGGGCGCCTCGATCGATCAGGCGCGGTTCTTCCGGGAGATCGGCGACTCGCTCGTCACGGCGCTCCGCGGCATCGGCGTGGACGCCCGCGTCGGCGACGTGCCGGGCGAGTACTGTCCCGGCGAGTTCAGCATCAACGCGCGAGGACGCGTGAAGCTGATCGGGACGTCCCAGCGCGCGGTCCGCGGAGCGCGGCTGCTGAGCGGGATGCTCCCCCTCGGGGACGTCGCGCAGCTGGTCGACGTGCTCGCCGGCGTGAACGCGGCGCTCGACCTCGACTGGGACGCGACGACCTTCGGCAGCCTCGCCGCCGAGCTTCGGGGAGTCCGGCGCGCGACGGCCGAGGATGCACTCGTCACAGCTCTTGCGGCGCGCTGA